Within the Cyanobacteriota bacterium genome, the region TAAACCGTGTGCCCAAGACAAAATCATTCAGAAGGGCGTAGCAGATGCCTACAATCCCTGCGCCCACAATCATCATAATGACAGTAAAAAACTTTACAAACTGGGGAGCTTTTTCTGCTACTTCCTCCTTACCTCCAGCGCCCGTAATCATGCCAACAGAGAAATACAGCGCATCAGCCAGTTGGATTGTAGGGTTAACCCACACATATACAAATGTCGCCAGCAAAATGGTTAACAATAGCAGCAGGCTTACTGAAATCATAGAGCGACTGTGGTTAATGAACTGTCGAAAGCTGGCTAATACGCTAACCAAGCGCTGATCGATAGTTTTGCGCACAGTACGCACGCTGGGTTTTGTACCGATGATTAACCGATCGCCATCCTTGAGCTTGAGACCATACTCCACGGCTGAGACCAAATCCGTTTGACTGTCCATGGGCAAGTAGTAGATTAGCATTCGGGTAGGGTCATCCCATAGGTCACTGAGTTTGCGACCTTTCCAGGGGTGAGCGTCGGTGATACGTTCTTCTTGAATTGGCCAAGTTTGGTTAAAGAGACGCAATTGTCCGATCGCCCGACTCCCCATCGCTGCAAAGGCAAATACAGGAGCTGCCAGAGACGACACGCTCATAGATACGTGGTTAGGCAACATCTGGTCGAGCTTTTCACCCAGACTGTGGTTAAATAAGCGGTTAATAATCCGGATGGATGGATTCAAAATCAAAGCTTGGGTAACGATTGCCAGATTATTTGCATCGTTAGAGGTAGCTAGCACCAATGTATCGGCTTGACAAATCCCAGCTGCTAGCAGTGTATGCTCCGCTTGGGGATCACCGATAATTACATCGGGTTCCTGGGGGAGGGGACGATCGTGAATGCCTATCACATCAGCGCCCTGCTGTCGGAGGAGGCAAAAGATCCGGTAACCCGTATGGTCTAGACCAGAGACAATAATTCGTGGCTTCATAGGCGTGCGACTAGTGGTCAAGCTATCAATGCCTGATCAGCTATTCAGTGACGTTGACATTACAAACCACAATTCTCCGGTAGCCATACTAAGTTAACTGTAGCCCAGGGCACGATAGTTTGGCTAAGTAAGGAATACCTTTTAGTCTACAGAGTGACTAGTTTCTAACTGCGTAGCCGCCAAGAAGGAAGAAACTGTGTCGTAAACTTTAAATAGCTTGTAGGTATCAGTAATATCCAGCAATATTTTGGCTTGTCCAAGCACACCGCAGAGCACAATATCGCCGCCAATTTCTCTAAGGCGTTGCATAGCCCGCATCATGGCACTTAACCCTCGGCTGTCTACTAGAGCTGTGTCCCAAAGATCCACGACTATGGTGACTGGAGTGTTTGAGGTAACGGCATCGTCAACTAACGAGGCCAATTCATAACTAGACTCTGAGCTGAGAATGCGATTAGGACGAAATATTTGTACTCTCATTATTGAAGGTACTAGAATCGTTCAAGT harbors:
- a CDS encoding STAS domain-containing protein, translated to MRVQIFRPNRILSSESSYELASLVDDAVTSNTPVTIVVDLWDTALVDSRGLSAMMRAMQRLREIGGDIVLCGVLGQAKILLDITDTYKLFKVYDTVSSFLAATQLETSHSVD
- a CDS encoding NAD-binding protein, giving the protein MKPRIIVSGLDHTGYRIFCLLRQQGADVIGIHDRPLPQEPDVIIGDPQAEHTLLAAGICQADTLVLATSNDANNLAIVTQALILNPSIRIINRLFNHSLGEKLDQMLPNHVSMSVSSLAAPVFAFAAMGSRAIGQLRLFNQTWPIQEERITDAHPWKGRKLSDLWDDPTRMLIYYLPMDSQTDLVSAVEYGLKLKDGDRLIIGTKPSVRTVRKTIDQRLVSVLASFRQFINHSRSMISVSLLLLLTILLATFVYVWVNPTIQLADALYFSVGMITGAGGKEEVAEKAPQFVKFFTVIMMIVGAGIVGICYALLNDFVLGTRFSRLWSAARIPHRGHFIVCGLGGIGIQTAHQLQANGYEVVVIERDPNNRFLQTAEAFKMPLIHGDASVPETLNAANIHSAIALIAVTSDDTVNVEIALTARALVPRLPVVVRNQDPNFAANVQRVFEFTAALSPTELAAPAFAAAALGGKILGNGMTADSLWVALSTQITPDHPFCGQRVKEAAMEADFVPLYIETTSQSVHGWNLLDADLSPGDTLYLTMPANRLAQLWRSRPSRIGIS